AGGCGTGGGAGGGCTACCCCGGGCTCGAGCTGCACGAGGTCGACCTCCGGGCCGGCGCGCATGTCCTCGAGCGCGCCGGCTGGCGCGTCACCGCGGCGCCCGGGACGCACGCCGTGCCCAGCGTCGGGCTGCGCCTCGAGGACGTCGCCAGCGGCCGGGTGCTCGGCTACAGCGGCGACACGGCGCCCGATGCGCGCATCACCGACCTCGTGCGCGGCGCGGACCTCCTGCTGCACGAGGCGACCGGCGAGGGGCCGGTCCATACCGGCGCGGCGCAGGCGGCGCAGGTCGCGATCGACGCGGACGTCGGCCGCTTGGTGCTGGTGCACGTCCCCCCGCGCGACGTGCGCGCCGCCGACGTCGCCGCCGCCCAGGCGGCGTTCCCGGGCGCGACGGTCGGCGAGGAGTTGCAGCGCCTGACGTTCTGACGTCGGCCGCGGGCGCGCCTCCGGCCGGTCACTCCAGGTAGGTGTAGCCGACGAGCTCCGCGGCGTACAGCGCCCGGAGGCGCGACGCGGCCTCGTCGCTCACGCCCGCACCGAGCCGGGCCGCTTCGTCGATCTCCGCGCCGAGCGCGGCGAGCAATTCGTCGGTTTCGTACCCCATGTTCTCGATGACGCGGCGCGCCTTCTGCCCGGGGACGGTCCGCTCGATTTCGAAGGTGTCCGCCCCCGTCAGGCGCACGTGCGCCTCCGCCATCCGGCCGAACAGGTTGTGGGCGTTGGCGAGCACGTCCTGGTACCCGCCGACGAGGAAGAACCCCAGCAGGTAGCGCCCGCCGGGCGTCACGTCGTGGACCGGGAGGGTCGGGCCGACGTCGTGCCGCCCGACGAACG
The Trueperaceae bacterium DNA segment above includes these coding regions:
- a CDS encoding MBL fold metallo-hydrolase translates to MPTVHLLGTGAVRSDPDRTTTMLAAENDAGAILIDCGGDVAPRLEAVGIDPTHLEALIVTHEHADHVAGLPLLMERIWLMGRRAPLPVYGIAPALAQVERVHDAFDVEAWEGYPGLELHEVDLRAGAHVLERAGWRVTAAPGTHAVPSVGLRLEDVASGRVLGYSGDTAPDARITDLVRGADLLLHEATGEGPVHTGAAQAAQVAIDADVGRLVLVHVPPRDVRAADVAAAQAAFPGATVGEELQRLTF